Within the Candidatus Ruthia endofausta genome, the region ATATATTGATAGAGCAGACTTTAAAGAAGTGGCGCCTAATAAAAAATTTAAACGACTGACAATCAATAAAGAAGTGCGCCTACGATTTGCTTATGTCATTAATGCCACTACTTTTGATACCGATTTTGATGGCAATGTTACCACCGTATACGCAACATATGACCCTGATACATTAGGTAAAAATCCTACAGATGGTCGTAAAGTCAAAGGCGTGATTCACTTTGTTGAAGCCACCAAAGCACTCAAGGCAGAATTTAGACTATATGATCGATTGTTCACACTTGAGAACCCTGGCAAAAATGACCACTTTGAACAATTGCTTAATTCACAATCACTAATCAGCACTTATGGTGTGGTAGAACCTAGTATGACTAATAGTAAGCCTGAATTTGCTTATCAATTTGAACGTGAAGGATATTTTTGTCGAGACAATCAATCAAACGATGAACTGGTATTTAACAAAACGACAAGTTTACGTGACACTTGGTGCGCTTAATACTCTAATCATCCATCGCTCATGAATAATCACGAAAAAAAATCTAGTAATACTAAAATCAACCAAACAAATAAGATTGTCATTATTTGATTTGATTTAGCCATTCTGATACCGTGTCAATCTCGTTATATTTAGTCAAATCAATTTGTAAAGGCGTGACTGACACATAATGATTAGCAATGGCATGAAAATCTGTGCCTACGCCATTATCAGCCTCTTTACCATTTTCACCAATCCAATAAAGGCTTGGATCGTCTTTATCAGCAACACTTTGCTCCGACATATGACGCTTTCCTAAGCGTGTTGTTTGAAACCCTTTAATATCTCTAAAAGGCACATCTGGTACATTAACATTCAACACAGTATCGTGTGATAACTGAGTATGAGATATTTGACTAATCAGTTGCTTGGCAACCATGCCCGCTGTTTCAAAATTCTGACCTTCCCAGCTTGCCAATGATATTGCCACCGATGGCAAGCCTAAAAATCGTCCTTCTATCGCACCAGCAACTGTGCCTGAATAAATCACATCATCACCTAAATTAGCACCAAAGTTAATGCCTGTCACTACCAAATCAATTTTTTCATTTAAGAAGCCACATAGAGCTAAATGCACACAATCGCTTGGCGTTGCGTCAATGCTATAAACATTATTTGATATTTGAATTGGCCCTAAAGGATTATCAAGTGTAAGCGAACTACTGGCAGCTGATTTGTTTTCACTGGGTGCAACCACGATAACGTCATGTTCCTGCGCTAAAGATTGGGAGAGTTGCACAATACCTGGAGCTTGATAGCCATCATCATTGCTAATTAAAATCTTCATCTTTAATTAGCAAATACTTTGCATCACGATTGCATTGCAAGGATAATTTTATCTTTTTTAACACCAACTTTCACCAATCCACCATTGACTAATTTACCAAATAATAACTCATCTGCTAATGGTTTACGAACTTCTTTTTCAATCAGACGCACCATGGGTCGTGCACCCATCTTGGCATTATAACCATGCTTTGCAAACCATTTTCGAGCAGTGTCAGATACAATTAGCAAAACCTGTTTATTTTCTAATGCTTCTTCCAATTCAAATAAGAATTTATTCACCACGTAAACAATAGTTTGCTCGTTAAGTGCATTAAAATAAATAACCTCTGATAGACGGTTTCTAAATTCTGGTGTAAATAACTTCTTCAATTCAGTTTCATAATCCAATGAGTAATCTTGTTCACTAAAGCCAATTGACGTACGTTGAATACTTTGTGCACCAGCGTTTGAAGTCATTACCAAGATCACATTTCTAAAGTCAACCTCTCGACCATTGGCATCAGTCATCTTGCCGTTGTCCATAACTTGTAGCAATAAATTAAAGATATCAGGATGGGCCTTCTCAATTTCATCAAGCAATAACACAGCATACGGACTGGCATTAACTGCTTCAGTTAGCAAGCCACCTTCATCATAGCCCACATAACCTGGTGGTGAGCCAATGAGCTTTGAAATTGAGTGACGTTCTCCGTACTCACTCATATCAAAACGTAACAACTTAACCTCCATAATTCGAGCCAGTTGCTTACAAATTTCTGTTTTACCCACACCTGTTGGGCCTGCAAATAAGAATGACCCCATCGGCTTATCAGTTTGTGCCAAACCTGAACGTGATAATTTAATCGCTGTGGATAAACTACTTAGTGCATAATCTTGCCCAAACACACCCAATTTAAGTTCTGATTCTAAGTTTTTAAGTAAAGATTTGTCATTATTAGTCACTTGCTTAGATGGAATACGTGCTAATTTAGCAATAATATTTTCAATATCACCCACGCCAATATTAATCTTACGTTTTGATTTAGGCTGAATCTGCTGATAAGCGCCTGCTTCGTCAATCACATCAATGGCTTTATCTGGCAAGCGACGATTATTCATATAACGATGGGACAATTCAGCGGCAGAGCTTAATGCCGCTGCTGAATATTTAACTTTATGATAATTTTGGTAATATTTTTTAAGACCTTGCAAAATTTTGACAGTATCTGCTATCGAAGGCTCATTAATATCAATTTTTTGAAAACGACGCGACAACGCATAATCTTTTTCAAACACTTTTCGATATTCTTCATAAGTGGTTGAACCCATACACCTAAGAGTGCCATCAGCCAATGTAGGTTTTAATAAATTAGAAGCATCTAATGAGCCACCAGAAACACTACCTGCACCAATTAATGTGTGAATTTCATCAATAAACAAAATAGCTTGCGGGATTTTTTCCAAATCTGTTAATACTGCTTTAAGGCGTTTCTCAAAATCACCTCGATATTTTGTACCCGCAATAAGCACGCCGATATCTAATGAATAAATACTGGCTTTCTTTAAAATCTCTGGTACTTTTCCCTCAACAATTTTCAAGGCAATGCCTTGTGCAATAGCTGTTTTACCAACACCAGCAAGGCCAACAAATAGCGGGTTATTTTTACGACGCCTAGACAGTACTTGCACTGTACGAACAACCTCTTTCTCTCTACCGAGTAAGGGGTCTATTTGCCCAGATTTTGCTTTTTCACATAGATTTATTGTATAAGCTTCCAATGAGGATTGTTTGGATTTTTTCTTGTCTAGTTCAATTTTTAATTCACTTGTAATAGATTCTGGCACTCTATTTAAAATACCTTCCATGGCATCTAGGCGTGAGATATTATTAAGTTTTAGTAAATAAACCGCATGGGACTCCTTTTCAGAAAAAATACTCACCAACACATTCATCGCATATACCGTATTTCTTTGTGCAGATTGTGCCTGATAAACACTACGCTGTAAAACACGCTGGAAGCCTACTGTTGGTACGATATCGACATTAGACTCAAGCGCAATGAGTGGTGTATGCGAATCAATATAGCCTTCTAATTCATTTTGAAATTCGTCAATATCAACCCGCTTATTTCTTAAAAAAGTGACTACTTCATCAATATTAAGTAGTGCTAAAAGCAAATGTTCAACCGTTACAAATTCCAAACGATTATTGCGCGCTTGTGTCATAACATAATTAATTTCTTGTTGTAATCCTGTTTCAATCATGGTTTTATTATATCTCCAACTCGCGCAATACGCACATTAATGGTTGTTCATTTCTACGCGCAAACTCTATTACCTGTGTTACTTTAGTTTGTGCAATGTCATGCGAAAAAATACCACAAATTCCCTCTCCCTCTATATGAATTTTAAGCATAATTTCTTGAGCCGCCTTGTCACTTTTGGAAAAAAATTGCACAAGCACATCAATCACAAATTCCATGGTTGTGTAATCATCGTTTAGCAATAATACTTGAAATTTATTTGGTTTTTTTAGCTTTGGTTTTGAAGTTTTTGTTAGTGCCTTTGTCATTCTAAGTCGCTGATTTTTTCTTTAACAATACCCATACAAAAACTAACACCACCAATGTTGGTATTGAGGCACTCAAGAAGTGATTATAGTCAAACCTAAGTGACAATACACCGCCAATACGCGAGGCTAACTCAAAAAACAAGCTCATCATCAAACCTAAGAAAATCTTCTTGCCAAGTGATGCATCACGAAGTGAGCCAAAAATAAACAGCATTGAAAATAATATCATCGCAATCAAAGTAATGGGCTTCATAAGACGTTTATATATTTCTACTTCAGAAACATCAGCGGCAAGATGGTTAATTGTTAAAAAACGTATTTGTTGATAAAGATGCCAAGTGGATAGTTCACGTGGGTCTTTTTTAAGGCTTTCTATCAATTTTTGATTAAACGACACTTGGACACTGTATTTCTCAAAATTATTTTCAGAAAATGTTGTCAACTGACTATTTTTACCTAACTGATAATGGATTGACTGACCAAGCTCTAAATTATCCCCATTAGAAATAGCACTATCAGAATGCGTTATAGAGTCTAATCTATTTGATTCTCGCAACTTAATAAGAGTGACATCTTGAAATGATTTACCATCAAAGTTCTTTTTAACATGAATAAAGAATCCACTATCTTTAAGCCAAAAACCTTGCTGATTCTTAAACGTTATGTTTTGTCCTAGCGCTCTAGCACGTGAACCTTCTGCATACTCAGTGGTTATTGGTGCAATCAATTCACCTATAAAAATAACAATCGCAATAAACGTAAGCGCAGCTCTAACAACAATATGTGAAATTTGCATAATTGAAACACCTGCGCTTCTAATAACAACTAGTTGAGATGTGGACGCTAAATGACCCAATGCCAAAAGCGAGCCTAATAAAATAATCACCGATGAGTGCGAATACATAACTGCAGGAATATCTGAGATTACATATTTTGTTGCTTCAAATACCGTGTAATCAGCTTGCCCTATAAATTTAACTTCTTCAAGAAAGTTAAAAAATGCATAAATACCTAGCCAAACTAACATAACAGCTAATGTGTAAAAGGTCATGCTTTTAACAATGTAGCGGTCTAAAATTTTCATTAAAATATGAGTCTTAAAAATAGAATTATTTAACTTTGGCGCCATGATGAAAAATATTCACCTTGATAAAATCCTTATTCTTGATTTCGGCTCTCAATATACCCAACTTATTGCTCGCCGTGTGCGTGAAATTGGTGTTTATTGTGAATTATTTCCCTATGATGTAGATAATGCTTTTATTAAAAATTTTAACCCTAAAGGCATTATCCTTTCAGGTGGACCTGACACCGTAACACTTGATAATTCTGCTAGAGCGCCAAGTATTATATTTGATCTTAATGTGCCAATACTAGGTATTTGTTATGGTATGCAAACCATGGCCATACAGCTTGGTGGCCATGCTACTTCAGCCGATAAGCATGAATATGGTTTTTCTAAAGTTCATGTTCGCAATCACTCACCACTACTTAGTAACATTAGTGACGAAATTAATCATGAAGGTCATAGTTTATTAGATGTATGGATGAGTCATGGTATTGAGGTAGAACAATTACCAGATGGATTTAAATTGATTGCCTCTACAGACAACTGTGATATAGCTGGATTTGCCAATGTAAAAAAGCATTATTACGGCTTACAATTTCATCCAGAAGTAACTCATACTAAACAGGGAAAACATATTCTAGATCATTTTATTAGTGGCATTTGTCAATGCGAAAAAAACTGGACAACGGATAATATCATCACTGAGTTAGTAGAGAATCTTAAAGGCCAAATTGGTGATAGCAATGTATTACTTGGACTTTCAGGAGGTGTTGATTCATCAGTCGTAGCTGTATTATTACACCAAGCTATCGGCAAACAACTCACCTGTGTATTTGTTGATAATGGTCTTTTACGTTTAAATGAAGGCGATGAAGTCATGCAAACCTTTGCGCAAAATATGGGTGTGACAGTTATCCGCGCTGATGCACAACAAAAATTTTATAATGCACTAGCTGATGAAAGCGACCCTGAGAAAAAACGCAAAATTATCGGTCATGCTTTCATCGAAGTATTTGAAGAAGAGGCTAAAAAACTCAACAATATTCAATTTCTAGCCCAAGGCACAATTTATCCTGATGTGATTGAATCGGCAGGCGCTAAATCAGGTAAAGCCAAAGTGATTAAATCACATCACAATGTAGGTGGATTGCCAGAAGATTTAAAGTTTAGACTGGTAGAACCCTTGAAAGAATTATTTAAAGACGAGATTCGTCAAATTGGTATAAAACTTGGTATTCCAGCACACATGTTATATCGTCACCCTTTCCCAGGTCCTGGACTGGGTGTGCGTATTTTAGGCCAAGTCAAACAAGAATATGTTGATATTCTTAGACAAGCCGATGCCATCTTTATGGATGAATTGCATAAAAACGATTTATATGACGCAGTCAACCAAGCCTTTGCTGTATTTTTACCCATTAAATCAGTCGGTGTTACAGGTGATGAGCGTCGTTATGACTACGTTATTGCACTACGTGCTGTTGAAACCATTGACTTTATGACAGCCCGCTGGGCAAGATTACCGTATGATTTTTTAGATTTGGTGTCTAATCAAATCATGAATGAAATCTCTCGTATTTCACGCGTGGTTTATGATGTTTCTGGCAAACCACCAGCAACCATTGAATGGGAGTAGACCCTTTAATTGATGAAAAGTGGATGGCACTTGCCATTGAACAAGCCAAACAAGCACAAGAGGTAGATGAAATGCCTGTTGGTGCAATTTTGGTGCAAAATAATCAACTAATTAGCAGTGCGCACAATCAACCCATCTCAAACAATGATCCAACTGCACATGCAGAAATACAGTTATTACGTGCTGCAGGTAAACAATTAAACAACTATCGACTGTCTGGCACAGTCTTATATGTCACTTTAGAGCCTTGCGCTATGTGTCTAGGCGCTATAGTTCATGCACGAATATCATGTGTAGTATTTGGTGCTTATGATCAAAAATCAGGAGTTTGTGGGTCGTGTATAGATTTACCAAACAGTCAATGTTTTAACCATTCAATTAATATTCAAGGTGGTATTCTAGCCAACAAATGCAAAGAGTTATTACAGAAATTTTTTAAAAAAAAACGGAAAAAAACGGAAAAATAACCTAAATTTTAGACTGTGTACACGCCACCATTCACATGCAATGTCTGTGCTGTGATATAGGCACCACCCTCACCTGCTAAAAATAATACTGCATTAGCAACTTCATCAACCGTGCCTAAACGACTCATTGGAATTTGCTGGGATAAGGCTATTCTTTGTTCTTCAGGTAGTGCATGAGTCATATCTGTTTCAATAAAACCAGGAGCAACTGCATTAACAGTAATACCACGAGAACCAACTTCACGTGCGAGTGACTTACTAAAACCCATAATACCCGCCTTAGCAGCAGCGTAATTAGTTTGACCTGCATTGCCCATAGCACCCACAACAGAAGCAATAGAAATAATGCGACCTGCTTTTTTCTTCATCATGCCACGCAATACGGCTTTTGACATTTTATAAACAGAAGTCAAGTTGGTATTCATAATATCATCCCATTCATCTTCTTTCATCCGAATCAACAAATTATCACGAGTAATACCTGCATTATTAACCAAGATATCAATAGTGCCATAAGTGTCAACAATAGACTTTATCACCTTAGCAATTTGATTATTATTAGTCACATTAAGTGTCATGCCTATACCTGTAACGTTATTGTCTTTGAATATAGCGCTAATTGCACTTGCGCCTTTATCACTCGTTGCTGTACCAGTAACAGTTGCACCTGCCACGCCTAAAGTCAAAGCGATTGCCTGACCAATACCACGACTTGCGCCTGTTACTAATACGATTTTTCCATCCAAATTGTTCATGATAAAATTTCCTCTAAAGTTGTTTCTATACTCGCTAAATCTAAGATGGCCTTAGCCGTTAAAGATTTTTCGATTCTTTTGGTCAAATCTGTAAGTACTTTACCTGGACCAGATTCAATTAACATTGAAGCGCCCATATTATGCATCG harbors:
- the surE gene encoding 5'/3'-nucleotidase SurE, producing MKILISNDDGYQAPGIVQLSQSLAQEHDVIVVAPSENKSAASSSLTLDNPLGPIQISNNVYSIDATPSDCVHLALCGFLNEKIDLVVTGINFGANLGDDVIYSGTVAGAIEGRFLGLPSVAISLASWEGQNFETAGMVAKQLISQISHTQLSHDTVLNVNVPDVPFRDIKGFQTTRLGKRHMSEQSVADKDDPSLYWIGENGKEADNGVGTDFHAIANHYVSVTPLQIDLTKYNEIDTVSEWLNQIK
- the clpA gene encoding ATP-dependent Clp protease ATP-binding subunit ClpA; protein product: MIETGLQQEINYVMTQARNNRLEFVTVEHLLLALLNIDEVVTFLRNKRVDIDEFQNELEGYIDSHTPLIALESNVDIVPTVGFQRVLQRSVYQAQSAQRNTVYAMNVLVSIFSEKESHAVYLLKLNNISRLDAMEGILNRVPESITSELKIELDKKKSKQSSLEAYTINLCEKAKSGQIDPLLGREKEVVRTVQVLSRRRKNNPLFVGLAGVGKTAIAQGIALKIVEGKVPEILKKASIYSLDIGVLIAGTKYRGDFEKRLKAVLTDLEKIPQAILFIDEIHTLIGAGSVSGGSLDASNLLKPTLADGTLRCMGSTTYEEYRKVFEKDYALSRRFQKIDINEPSIADTVKILQGLKKYYQNYHKVKYSAAALSSAAELSHRYMNNRRLPDKAIDVIDEAGAYQQIQPKSKRKINIGVGDIENIIAKLARIPSKQVTNNDKSLLKNLESELKLGVFGQDYALSSLSTAIKLSRSGLAQTDKPMGSFLFAGPTGVGKTEICKQLARIMEVKLLRFDMSEYGERHSISKLIGSPPGYVGYDEGGLLTEAVNASPYAVLLLDEIEKAHPDIFNLLLQVMDNGKMTDANGREVDFRNVILVMTSNAGAQSIQRTSIGFSEQDYSLDYETELKKLFTPEFRNRLSEVIYFNALNEQTIVYVVNKFLFELEEALENKQVLLIVSDTARKWFAKHGYNAKMGARPMVRLIEKEVRKPLADELLFGKLVNGGLVKVGVKKDKIILAMQS
- the clpS gene encoding ATP-dependent Clp protease adapter ClpS, with the protein product MTKALTKTSKPKLKKPNKFQVLLLNDDYTTMEFVIDVLVQFFSKSDKAAQEIMLKIHIEGEGICGIFSHDIAQTKVTQVIEFARRNEQPLMCVLRELEI
- the lptG gene encoding LPS export ABC transporter permease LptG; its protein translation is MKILDRYIVKSMTFYTLAVMLVWLGIYAFFNFLEEVKFIGQADYTVFEATKYVISDIPAVMYSHSSVIILLGSLLALGHLASTSQLVVIRSAGVSIMQISHIVVRAALTFIAIVIFIGELIAPITTEYAEGSRARALGQNITFKNQQGFWLKDSGFFIHVKKNFDGKSFQDVTLIKLRESNRLDSITHSDSAISNGDNLELGQSIHYQLGKNSQLTTFSENNFEKYSVQVSFNQKLIESLKKDPRELSTWHLYQQIRFLTINHLAADVSEVEIYKRLMKPITLIAMILFSMLFIFGSLRDASLGKKIFLGLMMSLFFELASRIGGVLSLRFDYNHFLSASIPTLVVLVFVWVLLKKKSAT
- the guaA gene encoding glutamine-hydrolyzing GMP synthase, with the protein product MKNIHLDKILILDFGSQYTQLIARRVREIGVYCELFPYDVDNAFIKNFNPKGIILSGGPDTVTLDNSARAPSIIFDLNVPILGICYGMQTMAIQLGGHATSADKHEYGFSKVHVRNHSPLLSNISDEINHEGHSLLDVWMSHGIEVEQLPDGFKLIASTDNCDIAGFANVKKHYYGLQFHPEVTHTKQGKHILDHFISGICQCEKNWTTDNIITELVENLKGQIGDSNVLLGLSGGVDSSVVAVLLHQAIGKQLTCVFVDNGLLRLNEGDEVMQTFAQNMGVTVIRADAQQKFYNALADESDPEKKRKIIGHAFIEVFEEEAKKLNNIQFLAQGTIYPDVIESAGAKSGKAKVIKSHHNVGGLPEDLKFRLVEPLKELFKDEIRQIGIKLGIPAHMLYRHPFPGPGLGVRILGQVKQEYVDILRQADAIFMDELHKNDLYDAVNQAFAVFLPIKSVGVTGDERRYDYVIALRAVETIDFMTARWARLPYDFLDLVSNQIMNEISRISRVVYDVSGKPPATIEWE
- the tadA gene encoding tRNA adenosine(34) deaminase TadA: MGVDPLIDEKWMALAIEQAKQAQEVDEMPVGAILVQNNQLISSAHNQPISNNDPTAHAEIQLLRAAGKQLNNYRLSGTVLYVTLEPCAMCLGAIVHARISCVVFGAYDQKSGVCGSCIDLPNSQCFNHSINIQGGILANKCKELLQKFFKKKRKKTEK
- the fabG gene encoding 3-oxoacyl-ACP reductase FabG; translation: MNNLDGKIVLVTGASRGIGQAIALTLGVAGATVTGTATSDKGASAISAIFKDNNVTGIGMTLNVTNNNQIAKVIKSIVDTYGTIDILVNNAGITRDNLLIRMKEDEWDDIMNTNLTSVYKMSKAVLRGMMKKKAGRIISIASVVGAMGNAGQTNYAAAKAGIMGFSKSLAREVGSRGITVNAVAPGFIETDMTHALPEEQRIALSQQIPMSRLGTVDEVANAVLFLAGEGGAYITAQTLHVNGGVYTV